The Etheostoma cragini isolate CJK2018 chromosome 15, CSU_Ecrag_1.0, whole genome shotgun sequence genome window below encodes:
- the brd4 gene encoding bromodomain-containing protein 4 isoform X4, whose protein sequence is MGDGLDAAQMSGSSSSQGQAQQMGNPPPPEYINPNRPKRQTNQLQYLLKVVVKALWKHQFAWPFHIPVDAIKLNLPDYYTIIKTPMDMGTIKKRLENSYYWNAQECIQDFNTMFTNCYIYNKPGDDIVLMAESLEKVFLQRVTEMPQEETEIVVMTGKGRGRGRREGGLNLKPGPIIDSSSLTPQTRGLSNLSAAPQTRGPVQGPPSLPPQPLMQALPSHVAPTLPSHAPQLGAPYSLGQSDCAPQVPIMTSVPPPAQTSLPPASIQSTAPMMQNPITMTKQRKSQKRKADTTTPTANDQLSESSPAESKSGKTLPRRESTRPTKLIKKDAPDSQHHIGMGMGLSGPSGGHSPKPQDQLGYCASLVRDMLSKKHAAYAWPFYKPVDVAALGLHDYHDIIKFPMDLSSIKAKLENRQYREPQEFAADVRLMFSNCYKYNPPDHEVVAMARKLQDVFEMRFAKMPDEPEIKPLVPAPAPTLHHPAPVKPQPPLAHVPSSSDSSSDSSSESESSTDDSEEERAQRLAELQEQLKAVHEQLAALSQPQASKPKRKEKEKKEKKKEKHKKKGGMLGLVDEIQDATPIPQLSKKTKTSNNNNKEVVPKKKPSKKEGMKSNHPSNLLPVPSLEDDLGAAGSSTEIRSEKCKPMTYEEKRQLSLDINKLPGDKLGRVVHIIQSREPSLKNSNPDEIEIDFETLKPSTLRELERYVSSCLRKKRKVPVEKAVESMATSKKTGTSSESSGSSTDSEAEGTGITKHQNHKKKGQSVKEGKKTHPHVHIQSGPAPTGLHSQIAGLQSSSQVKQQHQPSPAGFIAPPVAALESSQLLETSFESLPPFGQPLLHLSHHAGNSSSPAPPHLNAHSAGQVSPETHPFLNQHPVLTSPALHISMPQQPSRPSHKAAPLHPKPPQQQLAPPQQQPTLQPQQLPPQQLQPQSAAPPQHQLSSQILHPPQPLHQRPMSPPTLTPQGLLSSQPPQMLLEDDEEPGSTTPMNQVQLYLQQFQQARQPQQSMQLLQAQARQQQQQQQQQQQQQQQQQQQQQQQQQQQQQQQQQQQQQQQQQQQQQQQQQQQQQQQKQQQTGQISLLQSVQGQSQLSSQTTLPPPRLPVQSQAQPAPSHQAPPQHIPLHQAHHMQHTLPQQQQPQPQQLNYQQGPGLAGQSQGSQHKVSMPSNKGQQIIQQQQEQPSPRPTKADLYNAGHMRDNPSPLMMHSPQLPQYPPVSHQSPPHNMQPKKQRAPVSHSGVKEEKIPPSPVIRGEPFNPAMRPDHHKHPDNKSSQPGHSQQNVKSMDSLRPVIRSSQSSGPPSSLQDKDKFKQESKAPIAPKKVQDVKLKNMGSWASLAQKSTSTPLSAVKSSSDSFEQFRRVAREKEEREKALKAQAEQVEKDRQRREQDKLRGRDEEDIMEPSRRVHEEPRRRLEQQHVQAPSQQQQQQQQQQQQQQQQQQQQQQQQQQQQQQEPQPAAIQQPPQSPPPPQPATQNPLDQQRELARRREQERRRREAMAATIDMNFQSDLMAIFEENLF, encoded by the exons ATGGGGGACGGCCTGGATGCAGCACAGATGtcgggcagcagcagcagccaggggCAGGCCCAGCAAATGggcaaccccccacccccagagTACATCAATCCCAACAGGCCGAAGCGCCAGACCAATCAGCTGCAGTACCTGCTCAAGGTGGTGGTGAAGGCCCTGTGGAAGCACCAGTTTGCCTGGCCCTTTCATATACCAGTGGATGCGATCAAACTTAACCTGCCT GACTACTACACAATAATCAAAACTCCTATGGACATGGGAACAATCAAGAAAAGGCTTGAGAACAGTTACTACTGGAATGCCCAAGAATGTATCCAAGACTTCAACACAATGTTCACCAACTGCTACATATACAACAAG CCTGGAGATGACATAGTCTTAATGGCTGAGTCTCTAGAGAAGGTTTTCCTCCAAAGGGTCACAGAAATGCCTCAAGAAGAAACCGAAATTGTTGTCATGACAGGGAAAGGACGTGGCCGGGGTCGAAGAGAAGGAG GTCTGAACTTGAAACCAGGGCCCATCATTGATTCTTCGTCCTTGACTCCTCAAACCCGTGGTCTGTCAAACCTCTCAGCAGCACCGCAGACCAGAGGACCAGTGCAGGGCCCGCCTTCACTACCTCCCCAGCCTTTGATGCAGGCCCTGCCGTCCCACGTGGCCCCAACATTACCCAGTCATGCGCCACAGCTCGGAGCTCCCTACTCCCTGGGCCAATCAGACTGTGCTCCTCAAGTTCCCATCATGACTTCTGTGCCTCCCCCTGCTCAGACCTCCCTTCCCCCAGCATCCATCCAGAGTACTGCCCCTATGATGCAGAACCCTATAACCATGACCAAA CAAAGAAAGAGCCAGAAAAGGAAAGCTGACACTACAACGCCCACAGCAAATGACCAACTGAGTGAGTCTTCACCAGCAGAGTCCAAATCTGGGAAGACACTACCCAGGCGAGAGAGTACCCGGCCTACAAAACTGATAAAGAAGGATGCTCCCGACTCCCAGCATCACATAGGCATGGGGATGGGACTGAGTGGACCAAGTGGAGGTCATAGCCCCAAACCACAGGATCAGCTGGGATACTGCGCTAGTCTGGTTAGGGATATGCTGTCCAAGAAGCATGCTGCTTACGCCTGGCCATTCTACAAACCTGTTGATGTGGCTGCACTAGGACTACATGATTATCACGACATCATCAAATTTCCAATGGACCTCAGCTCCATCAAG GCCAAGCTGGAGAATAGGCAATACCGAGAACCCCAGGAGTTTGCAGCTGACGTACGATTAATGTTTTCCAACTGCTACAAATATAATCCACCAGACCACGAGGTGGTAGCTATGGCACGCAAGCTACAG GATGTCTTTGAGATGCGCTTTGCCAAGATGCCAGATGAACCTGAGATCAAGCCCCTGGTTCCTGCCCCAGCTCCGACACTTCACCATCCTGCACCTGTTAAGCCCCAGCCTCCTTTGGCCCATGTCCCCTCATCTTCCGACAGCTCCAGTGACTCATCCTCTGAGTCTGAGTCATCCACGGATGACTCGGAAGAGGAGAGAGCCCAGAGGCTGGCAGAGCTCCAGGAACAG TTGAAGGCTGTCCACGAGCAGCTGGCTGCCTTGTCCCAACCACAAGCCAGCAAaccaaagagaaaagagaaggaaaagaaggagaagaaaaaagaaaagcataagAAGAAAGGAGGCATGTTGGGCCTTGTAGATGAGATCCAAGATGCTACACCTATTCCACAGCTCTCTAAGAAGACCAAGACcagtaacaataacaacaaagagGTTGTACCCAAGAAAAAACCCAG TAAAAAGGAAGGGATGAAAAGCAATCACCCCTCTAACCTGCTGCCGGTTCCTAGCCTGGAAGACGATTTGGGGGCCGCTGGGTCATCGACTGAAATCAGATCAGAAAAGTGTAAGCCTATGACGTATGAGGAGAAGAGGCAGCTAAGCCTGGACATCAACAAGCTTCCTGGTGATAAGCTTGGCCGTGTAGTGCATATCATCCAATCCAGAGAGCCCTCACTCAAAAACTCAAACCCTGATGAGATCGAGATTGACTTTGAGACGCTAAAGCCTTCCACTCTGCGCGAGCTGGAAAGATATGTGTCTTCCTGCCTCCGCAAGAAGAGAAAAGTTCCAG TTGAGAAGGCTGTGGAGTCGATGGCTACCTCCAAAAAGACTGGGACATCTTCAGAGAGCAGCGGCTCCAGCACAGACAGCGAAGCTGAGGGGACAG GAATAACAAAGCATCAGAATCATAAGAAGAAGGGACAGTCTGTGAAGGAGGGGAAGAAGACACATCCACATGTACACATTCAAAGTGGCCCTGCTCCGACTGGGCTTCATTCCCAAATTGCAGGCCTTCAGTCCAGCAGTCAGGTGAAGCAGCAGCATCAGCCATCTCCTGCAGGCTTCATTGCCCCCCCTGTAGCCGCTCTGGAGTCTTCCCAGTTACTGGAGACTAGCTTTGAGTCCCTACCACCTTTCGGCCAGCCCCTTTTGCATCTGTCCCACCACGCAGGCAACTCCTCCTCACCCGCTCCTCCACACCTCAACGCTCATTCTGCCGGGCAAGTGTCTCCTGAGACCCACCCCTTCCTCAACCAGCATCCTGTCCTCACATCTCCAG CCTTGCACATTTCCATGCCTCAGCAGCCTTCTCGACCCAGTCACAAGGCAGCGCCTCTTCATCCCAAACCCCCTCAGCAGCAATTAGCCCCTCCTCAGCAGCAGCCAACCCTGCAGCCGCAACAACTGCCTCCGCAGCAACTCCAGCCCCAGTCAGCAGCACCACCACAGCACCAGCTTTCCTCCCAGATCCTTCATCCTCCTCAGCCCCTGCACCAGCGGCCCATGTCCCCTCCAACACTCACACCCCAGGGCTTGCTGTCTTCCCAGCCTCCCCAGATGCTgctggaggatgatgaagaGCCAGGGTCTACAACGCCTATGAACCAAGTACAGTTATACCTGCAGCAGTTCCAGCAAGCCCGTCAGCCCCAGCAGTCCATGCAATTGCTCCAGGCCCAGGCTCgtcagcaacagcagcagcaacagcagcagcagcaacagcagcagcaacagcagcagcaacaacagcaacagcagcagcagcaacagcagcagcagcagcagcaacagcagcagcaacagcagcagcagcagcagcagcagcagcaacagcagcagcagcagcagcaaaaacaacaacaaacaggacAGATCTCTCTTCTGCAGTCTGTTCAGGGACAATCTCAACTCTCCTCTCAGACCACGCTGCCTCCTCCCCGGCTCCCTGTTCAGTCCCAGGCTCAGCCAGCCCCGTCACACCAGGCCCCGCCCCAACATATCCCTCTACACCAGGCCCACCACATGCAGCACACTCTGCCGCAGCAACAGCAGCCACAACCGCAACAACTGAACTACCAGCAGGGTCCTGGACTAGCTGGTCAGTCCCAGGGATCACAACACAAGGTGTCCATGCCCTCCAACAAAGGACAGCAGATCATCCAGCAACAGCAAGAGCAGCCCTCTCCTCGGCCAACCAAGGCGGACCTTTACAACGCAG GTCACATGAGGGACAACCCATCCCCTCTCATGATGCATTCCCCACAACTTCCCCAGTATCCACCTGTGTCTCACCAGTCCCCACCTCACAACATGCAGCCCAAAAAG CAGAGGGCCCCTGTGAGCCATAGTGGGGTAAAGGAGGAGAAAATTCCTCCATCACCAGTGATACGAGGAGAGCCATTTAACCCTGCAATGAGACCAGACCATCACAAACATCCTGATAACAAGTCTTCTCAGCCAGGCCACAGCCAACAGA ATGTAAAGTCCATGGACAGCTTGCGACCTGTCATCCGCTCCTCTCAGTCCAGTGGACCGCCGTCCTCTCTGCAAGACAAGGATAAGTTCAAGCAGGAGTCCAAGGCGCCCATTGCCCCCAAAAAGGTACAG gATGTGAAACTGAAGAATATGGGCTCATGGGCCAGCCTGGCACAAAAGTCCACATCTACACCCTTATCTGCAGTGAAGTCATCAAGTGACAGTTTTGAGCAGTTCCGTCGGGTTGCccgggagaaagaggagagggagaaagcacTGAAGGCCCAGGCTGAGCAGgtggaaaaagacagacaacGCAGAGAGCAGGACAAACTACG GGGTCGAGATGAAGAGGACATCATGGAGCCAAGCAGAAGGGTGCACGAGGAGCCACGCAGACGTCTAGAGCAGCAACACGTTCAAGCTCCTtcgcagcaacaacaacagcagcagcaacaacaacaacagcagcaacaacaacaacaacaacagcagcagcaacaacaacaacagcagcagcaggagcccCAGCCAGCTGCCATTCAGCAGCCTCCTCAATCCCCCCCACCGCCTCAGCCTGCCACACAGAACCCACTCGACCAACAGAGGGAGCTAGCACGCCGCCGAGAGCAGGAAAGGAGGAGGCGAGAAGCG aTGGCAGCAACTATTGACATGAACTTCCAAAGTGACTTAATGGCTATCTTTGAGGAGAATCTGTTTTGA
- the brd4 gene encoding bromodomain-containing protein 4 isoform X1, giving the protein MDYKMHAKSNDLLDFQKLDALLEKIAHSVSVKRESSEECNGISGALSVESVPGPRLNWCPANTTTPAPAAPALGPEPAPNPVRMGDGLDAAQMSGSSSSQGQAQQMGNPPPPEYINPNRPKRQTNQLQYLLKVVVKALWKHQFAWPFHIPVDAIKLNLPDYYTIIKTPMDMGTIKKRLENSYYWNAQECIQDFNTMFTNCYIYNKPGDDIVLMAESLEKVFLQRVTEMPQEETEIVVMTGKGRGRGRREGGLNLKPGPIIDSSSLTPQTRGLSNLSAAPQTRGPVQGPPSLPPQPLMQALPSHVAPTLPSHAPQLGAPYSLGQSDCAPQVPIMTSVPPPAQTSLPPASIQSTAPMMQNPITMTKQRKSQKRKADTTTPTANDQLSESSPAESKSGKTLPRRESTRPTKLIKKDAPDSQHHIGMGMGLSGPSGGHSPKPQDQLGYCASLVRDMLSKKHAAYAWPFYKPVDVAALGLHDYHDIIKFPMDLSSIKAKLENRQYREPQEFAADVRLMFSNCYKYNPPDHEVVAMARKLQDVFEMRFAKMPDEPEIKPLVPAPAPTLHHPAPVKPQPPLAHVPSSSDSSSDSSSESESSTDDSEEERAQRLAELQEQLKAVHEQLAALSQPQASKPKRKEKEKKEKKKEKHKKKGGMLGLVDEIQDATPIPQLSKKTKTSNNNNKEVVPKKKPSKKEGMKSNHPSNLLPVPSLEDDLGAAGSSTEIRSEKCKPMTYEEKRQLSLDINKLPGDKLGRVVHIIQSREPSLKNSNPDEIEIDFETLKPSTLRELERYVSSCLRKKRKVPVEKAVESMATSKKTGTSSESSGSSTDSEAEGTGITKHQNHKKKGQSVKEGKKTHPHVHIQSGPAPTGLHSQIAGLQSSSQVKQQHQPSPAGFIAPPVAALESSQLLETSFESLPPFGQPLLHLSHHAGNSSSPAPPHLNAHSAGQVSPETHPFLNQHPVLTSPALHISMPQQPSRPSHKAAPLHPKPPQQQLAPPQQQPTLQPQQLPPQQLQPQSAAPPQHQLSSQILHPPQPLHQRPMSPPTLTPQGLLSSQPPQMLLEDDEEPGSTTPMNQVQLYLQQFQQARQPQQSMQLLQAQARQQQQQQQQQQQQQQQQQQQQQQQQQQQQQQQQQQQQQQQQQQQQQQQQQQQQQQQKQQQTGQISLLQSVQGQSQLSSQTTLPPPRLPVQSQAQPAPSHQAPPQHIPLHQAHHMQHTLPQQQQPQPQQLNYQQGPGLAGQSQGSQHKVSMPSNKGQQIIQQQQEQPSPRPTKADLYNAGHMRDNPSPLMMHSPQLPQYPPVSHQSPPHNMQPKKQRAPVSHSGVKEEKIPPSPVIRGEPFNPAMRPDHHKHPDNKSSQPGHSQQNVKSMDSLRPVIRSSQSSGPPSSLQDKDKFKQESKAPIAPKKVQDVKLKNMGSWASLAQKSTSTPLSAVKSSSDSFEQFRRVAREKEEREKALKAQAEQVEKDRQRREQDKLRGRDEEDIMEPSRRVHEEPRRRLEQQHVQAPSQQQQQQQQQQQQQQQQQQQQQQQQQQQQQQEPQPAAIQQPPQSPPPPQPATQNPLDQQRELARRREQERRRREAMAATIDMNFQSDLMAIFEENLF; this is encoded by the exons aGAGTCCAGCGAGGAGTGCAATGGGATCAGTGGTGCTCTGTCAGTGGAGTCTGTGCCGGGGCCAAGACTGAACTGGTGTCCTGCCAACACCACTACCCCTGCCCCTGCAGCTCCTGCTCTGGGGCCCGAGCCCGCGCCCAACCCTGTTAGAATGGGGGACGGCCTGGATGCAGCACAGATGtcgggcagcagcagcagccaggggCAGGCCCAGCAAATGggcaaccccccacccccagagTACATCAATCCCAACAGGCCGAAGCGCCAGACCAATCAGCTGCAGTACCTGCTCAAGGTGGTGGTGAAGGCCCTGTGGAAGCACCAGTTTGCCTGGCCCTTTCATATACCAGTGGATGCGATCAAACTTAACCTGCCT GACTACTACACAATAATCAAAACTCCTATGGACATGGGAACAATCAAGAAAAGGCTTGAGAACAGTTACTACTGGAATGCCCAAGAATGTATCCAAGACTTCAACACAATGTTCACCAACTGCTACATATACAACAAG CCTGGAGATGACATAGTCTTAATGGCTGAGTCTCTAGAGAAGGTTTTCCTCCAAAGGGTCACAGAAATGCCTCAAGAAGAAACCGAAATTGTTGTCATGACAGGGAAAGGACGTGGCCGGGGTCGAAGAGAAGGAG GTCTGAACTTGAAACCAGGGCCCATCATTGATTCTTCGTCCTTGACTCCTCAAACCCGTGGTCTGTCAAACCTCTCAGCAGCACCGCAGACCAGAGGACCAGTGCAGGGCCCGCCTTCACTACCTCCCCAGCCTTTGATGCAGGCCCTGCCGTCCCACGTGGCCCCAACATTACCCAGTCATGCGCCACAGCTCGGAGCTCCCTACTCCCTGGGCCAATCAGACTGTGCTCCTCAAGTTCCCATCATGACTTCTGTGCCTCCCCCTGCTCAGACCTCCCTTCCCCCAGCATCCATCCAGAGTACTGCCCCTATGATGCAGAACCCTATAACCATGACCAAA CAAAGAAAGAGCCAGAAAAGGAAAGCTGACACTACAACGCCCACAGCAAATGACCAACTGAGTGAGTCTTCACCAGCAGAGTCCAAATCTGGGAAGACACTACCCAGGCGAGAGAGTACCCGGCCTACAAAACTGATAAAGAAGGATGCTCCCGACTCCCAGCATCACATAGGCATGGGGATGGGACTGAGTGGACCAAGTGGAGGTCATAGCCCCAAACCACAGGATCAGCTGGGATACTGCGCTAGTCTGGTTAGGGATATGCTGTCCAAGAAGCATGCTGCTTACGCCTGGCCATTCTACAAACCTGTTGATGTGGCTGCACTAGGACTACATGATTATCACGACATCATCAAATTTCCAATGGACCTCAGCTCCATCAAG GCCAAGCTGGAGAATAGGCAATACCGAGAACCCCAGGAGTTTGCAGCTGACGTACGATTAATGTTTTCCAACTGCTACAAATATAATCCACCAGACCACGAGGTGGTAGCTATGGCACGCAAGCTACAG GATGTCTTTGAGATGCGCTTTGCCAAGATGCCAGATGAACCTGAGATCAAGCCCCTGGTTCCTGCCCCAGCTCCGACACTTCACCATCCTGCACCTGTTAAGCCCCAGCCTCCTTTGGCCCATGTCCCCTCATCTTCCGACAGCTCCAGTGACTCATCCTCTGAGTCTGAGTCATCCACGGATGACTCGGAAGAGGAGAGAGCCCAGAGGCTGGCAGAGCTCCAGGAACAG TTGAAGGCTGTCCACGAGCAGCTGGCTGCCTTGTCCCAACCACAAGCCAGCAAaccaaagagaaaagagaaggaaaagaaggagaagaaaaaagaaaagcataagAAGAAAGGAGGCATGTTGGGCCTTGTAGATGAGATCCAAGATGCTACACCTATTCCACAGCTCTCTAAGAAGACCAAGACcagtaacaataacaacaaagagGTTGTACCCAAGAAAAAACCCAG TAAAAAGGAAGGGATGAAAAGCAATCACCCCTCTAACCTGCTGCCGGTTCCTAGCCTGGAAGACGATTTGGGGGCCGCTGGGTCATCGACTGAAATCAGATCAGAAAAGTGTAAGCCTATGACGTATGAGGAGAAGAGGCAGCTAAGCCTGGACATCAACAAGCTTCCTGGTGATAAGCTTGGCCGTGTAGTGCATATCATCCAATCCAGAGAGCCCTCACTCAAAAACTCAAACCCTGATGAGATCGAGATTGACTTTGAGACGCTAAAGCCTTCCACTCTGCGCGAGCTGGAAAGATATGTGTCTTCCTGCCTCCGCAAGAAGAGAAAAGTTCCAG TTGAGAAGGCTGTGGAGTCGATGGCTACCTCCAAAAAGACTGGGACATCTTCAGAGAGCAGCGGCTCCAGCACAGACAGCGAAGCTGAGGGGACAG GAATAACAAAGCATCAGAATCATAAGAAGAAGGGACAGTCTGTGAAGGAGGGGAAGAAGACACATCCACATGTACACATTCAAAGTGGCCCTGCTCCGACTGGGCTTCATTCCCAAATTGCAGGCCTTCAGTCCAGCAGTCAGGTGAAGCAGCAGCATCAGCCATCTCCTGCAGGCTTCATTGCCCCCCCTGTAGCCGCTCTGGAGTCTTCCCAGTTACTGGAGACTAGCTTTGAGTCCCTACCACCTTTCGGCCAGCCCCTTTTGCATCTGTCCCACCACGCAGGCAACTCCTCCTCACCCGCTCCTCCACACCTCAACGCTCATTCTGCCGGGCAAGTGTCTCCTGAGACCCACCCCTTCCTCAACCAGCATCCTGTCCTCACATCTCCAG CCTTGCACATTTCCATGCCTCAGCAGCCTTCTCGACCCAGTCACAAGGCAGCGCCTCTTCATCCCAAACCCCCTCAGCAGCAATTAGCCCCTCCTCAGCAGCAGCCAACCCTGCAGCCGCAACAACTGCCTCCGCAGCAACTCCAGCCCCAGTCAGCAGCACCACCACAGCACCAGCTTTCCTCCCAGATCCTTCATCCTCCTCAGCCCCTGCACCAGCGGCCCATGTCCCCTCCAACACTCACACCCCAGGGCTTGCTGTCTTCCCAGCCTCCCCAGATGCTgctggaggatgatgaagaGCCAGGGTCTACAACGCCTATGAACCAAGTACAGTTATACCTGCAGCAGTTCCAGCAAGCCCGTCAGCCCCAGCAGTCCATGCAATTGCTCCAGGCCCAGGCTCgtcagcaacagcagcagcaacagcagcagcagcaacagcagcagcaacagcagcagcaacaacagcaacagcagcagcagcaacagcagcagcagcagcagcaacagcagcagcaacagcagcagcagcagcagcagcagcagcaacagcagcagcagcagcagcaaaaacaacaacaaacaggacAGATCTCTCTTCTGCAGTCTGTTCAGGGACAATCTCAACTCTCCTCTCAGACCACGCTGCCTCCTCCCCGGCTCCCTGTTCAGTCCCAGGCTCAGCCAGCCCCGTCACACCAGGCCCCGCCCCAACATATCCCTCTACACCAGGCCCACCACATGCAGCACACTCTGCCGCAGCAACAGCAGCCACAACCGCAACAACTGAACTACCAGCAGGGTCCTGGACTAGCTGGTCAGTCCCAGGGATCACAACACAAGGTGTCCATGCCCTCCAACAAAGGACAGCAGATCATCCAGCAACAGCAAGAGCAGCCCTCTCCTCGGCCAACCAAGGCGGACCTTTACAACGCAG GTCACATGAGGGACAACCCATCCCCTCTCATGATGCATTCCCCACAACTTCCCCAGTATCCACCTGTGTCTCACCAGTCCCCACCTCACAACATGCAGCCCAAAAAG CAGAGGGCCCCTGTGAGCCATAGTGGGGTAAAGGAGGAGAAAATTCCTCCATCACCAGTGATACGAGGAGAGCCATTTAACCCTGCAATGAGACCAGACCATCACAAACATCCTGATAACAAGTCTTCTCAGCCAGGCCACAGCCAACAGA ATGTAAAGTCCATGGACAGCTTGCGACCTGTCATCCGCTCCTCTCAGTCCAGTGGACCGCCGTCCTCTCTGCAAGACAAGGATAAGTTCAAGCAGGAGTCCAAGGCGCCCATTGCCCCCAAAAAGGTACAG gATGTGAAACTGAAGAATATGGGCTCATGGGCCAGCCTGGCACAAAAGTCCACATCTACACCCTTATCTGCAGTGAAGTCATCAAGTGACAGTTTTGAGCAGTTCCGTCGGGTTGCccgggagaaagaggagagggagaaagcacTGAAGGCCCAGGCTGAGCAGgtggaaaaagacagacaacGCAGAGAGCAGGACAAACTACG GGGTCGAGATGAAGAGGACATCATGGAGCCAAGCAGAAGGGTGCACGAGGAGCCACGCAGACGTCTAGAGCAGCAACACGTTCAAGCTCCTtcgcagcaacaacaacagcagcagcaacaacaacaacagcagcaacaacaacaacaacaacagcagcagcaacaacaacaacagcagcagcaggagcccCAGCCAGCTGCCATTCAGCAGCCTCCTCAATCCCCCCCACCGCCTCAGCCTGCCACACAGAACCCACTCGACCAACAGAGGGAGCTAGCACGCCGCCGAGAGCAGGAAAGGAGGAGGCGAGAAGCG aTGGCAGCAACTATTGACATGAACTTCCAAAGTGACTTAATGGCTATCTTTGAGGAGAATCTGTTTTGA